The following are encoded in a window of Bacillus sp. es.036 genomic DNA:
- the yvfG gene encoding protein YvfG, which translates to MEPFSTPFFEENFRQYIQKNRDVFSKLEAMNSYYRSVVSSMIYDNLNKNSEIVRRIRNLDSAYKTIKQENTDA; encoded by the coding sequence ATGGAACCATTCTCTACACCATTTTTCGAAGAAAATTTTCGACAATACATACAAAAAAACAGAGATGTATTCTCAAAATTAGAGGCAATGAATAGCTACTATCGTTCTGTCGTTTCATCTATGATCTATGACAACCTTAACAAAAACTCTGAAATTGTTCGTCGTATTCGTAACCTTGATTCAGCTTACAAAACGATTAAACAAGAAAATACAGACGCATAA
- a CDS encoding DsbA family oxidoreductase — protein MRIEVWSDFVCPFCYIGKRRLESALQTFPQRDQVEVVFKSFELDLNAKEFNGESMAELLAAKYNVSLEQAQGMCENMRQQAVGENLTYDFDQMIPTNSFDAHRLVHYATEHGKSNEMSERLFYAFFTESKNIGDHETLASLGEELGLDAKDIKRMLGTEEFTKEVRSDEAMGSQLGIQGVPFFVFDGKYAVSGAQPVEMFEQAVQKAWGEGNQLEVVGGNAEACSADSCDLPK, from the coding sequence ATGAGAATTGAAGTATGGTCTGACTTTGTATGTCCATTTTGCTATATAGGAAAAAGACGTCTTGAGAGTGCGCTTCAGACTTTCCCACAGCGTGATCAAGTAGAAGTCGTTTTTAAAAGCTTTGAACTTGATCTGAATGCAAAAGAATTTAATGGAGAAAGCATGGCTGAGCTTTTAGCAGCGAAATATAATGTGAGTCTAGAACAAGCTCAAGGTATGTGTGAGAATATGAGACAACAAGCTGTAGGAGAAAACCTTACGTATGATTTCGATCAAATGATTCCAACGAATTCATTTGATGCCCATCGTCTAGTTCACTATGCAACAGAGCATGGTAAAAGTAATGAGATGTCAGAACGTCTTTTTTATGCCTTCTTTACTGAATCCAAAAATATCGGTGATCATGAAACACTTGCGTCACTTGGTGAGGAGCTTGGGTTAGACGCTAAGGATATAAAACGTATGCTAGGAACTGAAGAGTTTACGAAAGAAGTTCGCAGTGATGAAGCAATGGGAAGTCAGCTAGGCATCCAGGGCGTGCCGTTCTTCGTATTTGACGGTAAATATGCCGTGTCAGGTGCTCAGCCTGTCGAAATGTTCGAACAGGCCGTTCAGAAGGCCTGGGGAGAAGGTAATCAGCTTGAGGTCGTTGGTGGTAATGCAGAAGCGTGTTCTGCTGACTCTTGCGATCTTCCTAAATAA
- a CDS encoding phage tail tape measure protein: MTLFKSATEKVIKVRERIQAKREELQKKQAQLNDEIKALVDQKENEFQQAILEDDTSYSDTKIRKAIGKANEELQDVRQQLASLDDLEAKQLEGLKGEIDTEFRKVRNEETERLNKHEREIQKMKMEYFKKFVEYTEEVKKSEARLREVNNVKEQVGLKTTPIDMKMMYIVNQYTGTEFHPMVVTGEMRDVYNGRIPYSNEVIEKYSK; encoded by the coding sequence ATGACACTATTCAAATCAGCGACAGAAAAGGTAATCAAAGTAAGGGAACGTATCCAAGCAAAACGCGAGGAACTACAAAAGAAGCAAGCACAACTAAACGACGAAATTAAGGCACTAGTCGACCAAAAGGAAAACGAGTTTCAACAAGCTATCTTAGAAGACGATACAAGCTATTCAGATACTAAGATTCGTAAGGCTATTGGTAAGGCTAACGAGGAACTACAAGACGTTAGGCAACAACTGGCAAGCCTAGACGACTTAGAAGCGAAGCAACTAGAAGGACTAAAGGGCGAGATTGACACGGAATTCAGAAAGGTACGCAACGAGGAAACAGAACGCCTTAACAAACATGAACGCGAGATTCAGAAAATGAAGATGGAATACTTTAAGAAATTCGTAGAATACACGGAAGAAGTTAAGAAGTCAGAAGCGAGACTTCGCGAGGTTAACAACGTTAAGGAACAAGTAGGACTGAAAACAACGCCTATCGACATGAAAATGATGTACATTGTCAATCAATACACGGGTACGGAATTCCACCCGATGGTAGTAACGGGCGAAATGAGAGACGTTTATAACGGTAGAATTCCTTATTCAAATGAAGTTATTGAAAAGTATTCTAAGTAA
- a CDS encoding tyrosine-type recombinase/integrase — protein sequence MVRRKNNLNERELSIVRKSEKSYAETFKEALQLFLDDCDLRNLRPFTIRYYQNEIQAFLNQLEEQGIDTNELKPYNVTEEHIQENVIRYMRIYKGTKIVSINTRLRGLRSFFNFLYKKKHIPKNPMENITLLKDRKHVIPTFSKEQLNTLFNQPDLTTFTGVRDYTIMMVFLETGIRVNELVGLSIADIQWEDSLLRIRNAKTYRERLVPIQSEMKKQLKKYISIRGLVECDDLFVTIDGTPLLRRSVQQRIDVYGVKAKIKDVRCSPHTFRHTFAKLSVQQGANIFELQTILGHTSMEIVKTYVNLFGNDVRERHKDFSPIKVLKKRR from the coding sequence ATGGTAAGACGTAAAAACAATCTTAATGAACGTGAATTGTCCATAGTCCGAAAAAGTGAGAAGTCGTATGCAGAAACGTTCAAGGAAGCATTGCAACTCTTTCTTGATGATTGCGATTTACGTAATTTAAGACCGTTCACTATCCGTTACTATCAAAATGAAATTCAAGCGTTTCTTAATCAGTTAGAAGAACAAGGAATAGATACGAATGAGTTAAAGCCCTATAACGTTACGGAAGAACATATCCAAGAGAATGTTATTAGGTATATGCGTATTTACAAAGGCACTAAGATTGTCTCAATAAATACTCGTTTACGCGGTTTACGTTCGTTCTTCAACTTCCTTTACAAAAAGAAACACATACCTAAAAATCCTATGGAGAATATTACTTTATTAAAAGATAGGAAGCATGTAATCCCTACTTTCTCAAAGGAACAACTTAACACGTTATTTAATCAACCCGACTTAACTACATTTACGGGAGTTCGCGACTATACAATAATGATGGTTTTCCTTGAAACGGGTATACGTGTAAATGAACTTGTAGGGCTATCCATAGCAGATATTCAATGGGAAGATAGTTTGTTAAGGATTCGGAACGCAAAGACTTATAGGGAACGGTTAGTACCAATACAAAGCGAAATGAAGAAGCAACTGAAGAAGTATATCTCCATACGAGGACTTGTTGAATGTGATGACTTATTTGTAACCATTGATGGAACACCTTTATTAAGAAGGTCTGTACAACAGCGAATCGACGTATATGGGGTGAAAGCCAAAATAAAAGACGTTCGTTGTAGTCCTCATACGTTCCGCCATACATTTGCAAAGTTAAGTGTTCAACAAGGTGCTAACATATTTGAATTACAAACTATTTTAGGACATACAAGCATGGAAATAGTAAAGACCTATGTAAACCTATTCGGAAATGATGTAAGAGAACGTCATAAGGATTTTTCACCGATAAAGGTGTTAAAGAAACGAAGATAA
- a CDS encoding zinc-ribbon domain-containing protein has protein sequence MVKSLEKWCIDNNRMDILEEYGGILGEYKKFTKASKMAYNSSEYVKWNCLKCGSYKALKVKERILQDKIECLKCKNQKALSKRFEKLQSEIADISYLARVIHSSIPEQYLYYYLKKAFNNIESQKQFNWLRGMSIDIYIPEYRLGIEYDGERYHSNNNNDKLKYEICQNNQVRLLRIVEVSKQQQTKTKYPADWYYLYSPNYNYTNISEVIFALLNYIDKNKESIFLENPINLRNDFVHIEKQIKKEFDKRTLFYKWSELVKYWDFKRNGDILPNHVFKSDKKTYYLKCPKCNSEYSFNPSKRRKAIPPCTCEKSQYIKRAKEIVSIYENLGLIKFEDTLLDRQIEDEILRTADGLYQCYKYFGTIDVYHMESSRFSKPFIACYLNNYTNKKIY, from the coding sequence ATGGTAAAATCGTTGGAAAAATGGTGTATAGATAACAATCGTATGGATATTTTAGAAGAATACGGCGGTATTTTAGGAGAATATAAGAAGTTTACTAAGGCTTCAAAGATGGCCTATAATAGTTCAGAATATGTAAAATGGAATTGTTTAAAATGTGGGTCATATAAAGCGTTAAAAGTAAAAGAACGCATTTTACAAGATAAAATAGAGTGCCTAAAGTGTAAGAATCAAAAAGCATTAAGTAAACGATTTGAAAAATTACAGTCAGAAATTGCAGATATTAGTTATTTAGCAAGGGTAATACATTCGTCTATTCCCGAACAGTATTTATACTATTATTTAAAAAAAGCCTTTAATAATATTGAAAGTCAAAAACAATTTAACTGGTTAAGGGGGATGTCTATTGATATTTATATCCCTGAATATAGATTAGGAATTGAATATGATGGGGAAAGATACCACTCAAACAATAATAATGACAAATTAAAGTATGAAATCTGCCAAAATAACCAAGTGAGATTACTTAGAATAGTAGAAGTCTCAAAACAACAACAAACAAAAACCAAGTATCCTGCGGATTGGTATTATTTATATAGTCCAAATTATAACTATACTAATATATCTGAAGTGATTTTTGCACTATTAAATTACATAGATAAGAATAAAGAATCCATATTTCTAGAAAATCCAATAAATTTAAGAAATGATTTTGTTCATATTGAGAAGCAGATAAAAAAAGAATTCGACAAGCGAACATTATTTTATAAATGGTCAGAACTAGTTAAGTATTGGGACTTTAAAAGAAACGGCGACATACTACCTAACCATGTATTTAAATCCGACAAAAAAACATATTATTTGAAATGTCCTAAATGTAATTCAGAGTATAGTTTTAATCCTTCTAAAAGAAGAAAGGCTATACCTCCATGTACTTGTGAAAAAAGTCAATATATAAAGCGTGCAAAAGAGATAGTTTCTATATATGAGAATTTAGGTTTAATAAAATTTGAAGATACTCTTTTAGATAGACAGATAGAGGATGAAATTTTAAGAACTGCAGACGGCTTATATCAATGTTATAAATATTTTGGAACTATTGACGTATATCATATGGAATCAAGTAGGTTTAGTAAACCATTTATAGCTTGTTATCTTAATAATTATACTAATAAGAAGATATATTAA
- a CDS encoding abortive infection family protein, whose protein sequence is MRNSTAIKLEGCKENLRRTYEEYSRLQGNMQNYNKHLSDEEFQEARIVIFRLCEEMEKEIPNGIKDNRSVEEFLQNILFDNSPYGEDMSYISSLYNPFIDYIEMKNIDVKILHIDCEVPLELSYNHILEDIAKCENRIESGDYSGAITSAKSLIEGVCKEIILNIEGEDISGHPNLPELFNKVRTHLNLDPSNEELQKSLKQVLSGLIQVVHGLNEVRNKSGDSHPRKIKPSLHHALLVANSAKTVVNFLFHTYEYQRNLGKIKILN, encoded by the coding sequence ATGAGAAACTCTACCGCCATTAAATTGGAAGGGTGTAAGGAAAACTTAAGAAGAACTTACGAAGAATATAGTCGTCTTCAGGGTAATATGCAAAATTATAATAAACACTTGTCCGATGAAGAATTTCAAGAAGCTAGAATAGTAATATTTAGGCTTTGTGAAGAAATGGAGAAAGAAATTCCAAATGGTATAAAAGATAATAGGAGTGTAGAAGAATTTCTTCAAAATATACTTTTTGATAATTCTCCTTACGGTGAAGATATGTCCTATATCTCTAGCTTATATAATCCATTTATTGATTATATTGAGATGAAGAACATAGATGTGAAAATTCTACATATCGATTGTGAAGTACCACTTGAATTAAGTTATAATCATATTTTAGAGGACATTGCTAAATGCGAAAACAGAATTGAGTCAGGTGATTATTCAGGGGCGATAACTTCTGCAAAGTCTCTAATTGAAGGGGTATGTAAAGAAATTATATTAAATATTGAAGGCGAAGATATATCTGGTCACCCTAACTTACCCGAATTATTTAATAAAGTACGCACACATCTGAATTTAGACCCTAGTAATGAAGAGTTACAAAAGTCTCTTAAACAAGTATTAAGTGGTTTAATTCAAGTTGTCCATGGATTAAATGAGGTTAGAAATAAAAGTGGTGATAGCCACCCTCGGAAAATCAAACCAAGTCTACACCATGCATTGCTAGTTGCTAATTCAGCAAAAACTGTAGTGAATTTCCTTTTTCATACTTATGAGTACCAAAGAAACTTAGGTAAGATAAAAATTTTAAATTAA
- a CDS encoding DUF421 domain-containing protein, protein MDFDLLWKAVLIVIGGTLLLRVAGRKSISQMTLAQVVIMIGIGSLLIQPIVGKNVFTTLLVGLALVLTLVIVEYSQLKFDLLERFITGRSKILIKNGVLQENNLKKLRFTVDQLEMKLRQLQIHSISDVADATLEPNGQLGFQLKESKQPATKEEVAKIYEELKSLNQVIHGLSNSPVLKTPPANSVDKKSTLFDEVGSNVHNPPVPNKLQ, encoded by the coding sequence ATGGATTTCGATCTACTATGGAAAGCTGTGTTAATTGTGATCGGGGGAACGTTGCTCTTACGTGTGGCAGGTCGTAAATCGATCTCCCAAATGACGCTTGCCCAAGTAGTCATCATGATTGGGATTGGCTCATTACTTATTCAACCCATTGTAGGTAAAAACGTGTTTACGACACTTTTAGTAGGCCTGGCACTTGTTTTAACTCTCGTTATTGTTGAATATAGTCAGCTGAAATTTGATTTGCTAGAACGGTTTATTACTGGGCGCTCAAAAATTCTAATTAAAAATGGCGTTCTACAAGAAAATAATTTAAAAAAATTACGCTTTACAGTTGATCAGCTTGAAATGAAACTAAGACAATTACAAATTCACTCTATCTCGGATGTAGCTGATGCCACGTTAGAGCCAAATGGCCAGCTTGGATTTCAGCTTAAAGAATCGAAGCAACCTGCGACGAAGGAGGAGGTCGCCAAGATCTACGAAGAGTTAAAGAGCCTTAATCAAGTTATCCATGGTTTATCAAACAGTCCTGTACTAAAGACACCTCCGGCAAATTCTGTTGATAAAAAATCCACTTTATTTGATGAGGTGGGGTCAAATGTTCATAATCCACCAGTACCTAATAAACTTCAATGA
- a CDS encoding recombinase family protein: protein MAVIGYARVSTKEQSLDIQIDKLNTYGVDKIFKEKFSGGSADRAELNKALDYLREGDTLVVYKIDRLARSTFDLHKIVRDLQERGIGLVFIKENIDFSNSAGKLMFTMLGAIAEFERDIINERTAEGRERAKAKGTHMGRKGKPDKDVKKALMLFRERKDNGLSVNEIVKMTGVPRATIYAKNKETAG, encoded by the coding sequence ATGGCGGTTATTGGATATGCAAGAGTTAGTACAAAGGAACAAAGTTTAGATATACAAATAGATAAGCTGAATACATACGGCGTAGATAAGATATTCAAGGAGAAGTTTAGTGGTGGTTCTGCTGACCGTGCGGAATTGAATAAGGCATTAGACTATCTTCGTGAAGGAGATACGCTTGTAGTGTATAAGATAGACCGTCTAGCCCGTTCAACGTTTGACCTACATAAGATAGTAAGAGACTTACAAGAACGTGGTATAGGGCTTGTATTCATTAAGGAGAATATAGACTTTAGCAATTCGGCGGGGAAGTTAATGTTTACAATGTTAGGGGCTATCGCTGAATTCGAGAGGGATATTATTAATGAGAGAACGGCGGAAGGTAGAGAAAGGGCAAAGGCGAAGGGTACGCACATGGGACGCAAAGGGAAGCCAGATAAGGACGTTAAGAAGGCTTTGATGCTATTTCGTGAAAGGAAGGACAACGGTTTAAGCGTTAATGAGATTGTGAAAATGACTGGTGTTCCAAGGGCTACAATATATGCCAAGAACAAAGAGACGGCTGGCTAA
- a CDS encoding helix-turn-helix domain-containing protein, protein MEQQKKARVGEQTQGGVFVKMYLPLFKCGIAEDLGMEGVGLLVTIASYMDKHGKCYPTQRQLAKRLGTTPNRVNRQVAKLLDYRFNGKPIIIREFNENDRGKANSVYYIQPISQLTMFEGKREVIEHE, encoded by the coding sequence ATGGAACAACAGAAGAAAGCAAGAGTAGGAGAACAAACTCAAGGCGGTGTATTCGTAAAAATGTATTTACCACTTTTCAAATGCGGAATTGCAGAGGATTTAGGAATGGAAGGCGTAGGGCTATTAGTCACAATCGCTTCTTACATGGACAAGCACGGGAAATGCTATCCAACACAAAGACAATTAGCTAAGAGATTAGGAACAACTCCTAACCGAGTTAATAGACAAGTTGCTAAGTTGTTAGATTATCGCTTTAACGGTAAGCCGATTATTATACGGGAATTCAATGAGAACGACCGAGGAAAAGCGAATTCAGTTTACTATATTCAACCTATTTCACAATTAACAATGTTTGAAGGAAAAAGGGAAGTTATCGAACACGAATAA
- a CDS encoding DUF4352 domain-containing protein, translating into MKKFFKMGCLGLIGLIVLIIIIAVATSGGDDTTSGTKVSESDGGSKEEAKSEETVADKTFKVGDTIDLNGLEITIASAKYIEASEYAPSEQGKILQMEVNVTNNKDDKIFFDSSEFNMYDMDGNTLEQYFGGDDLDISGDVNAGKKLSGTLTYDVPEADAYELIYEPTFSWTDEQVTWEIAPQ; encoded by the coding sequence ATGAAGAAGTTTTTCAAGATGGGGTGCTTAGGACTTATAGGTCTTATCGTTCTAATTATTATTATTGCAGTAGCAACAAGTGGCGGTGATGATACTACTTCTGGTACTAAAGTAAGCGAAAGCGACGGCGGTTCTAAGGAAGAAGCTAAGTCCGAAGAAACAGTAGCCGACAAGACATTCAAAGTCGGTGACACTATCGACCTTAATGGTTTAGAAATTACTATCGCTTCTGCTAAGTACATTGAAGCTAGTGAGTATGCACCTTCCGAACAAGGTAAGATTCTTCAAATGGAAGTAAACGTAACTAACAACAAAGACGATAAGATTTTCTTTGACTCAAGTGAATTCAACATGTATGACATGGACGGAAATACTTTAGAACAATACTTTGGCGGTGACGATTTAGACATTAGTGGAGATGTAAACGCAGGTAAGAAACTTAGTGGTACACTTACTTACGACGTGCCTGAAGCCGACGCTTACGAACTAATTTACGAACCAACTTTCTCATGGACTGACGAACAAGTAACTTGGGAAATTGCACCACAATAA
- a CDS encoding phBC6A51 family helix-turn-helix protein, with translation MKKDARLDTRQIRILEDYFGRSVAGETKEKIAESHGISRKTLYMWESTDHGKQLHADFQKEMSTNDLPKFYQKLSEKMQSGSYKHMELYAKIHGLLAPEKKEVTSHNVNEETSGAHKPTSKEYLAELEALLEEPTIKRVK, from the coding sequence ATGAAGAAAGACGCAAGGCTAGACACGAGACAAATTAGAATCCTAGAAGATTACTTCGGACGTTCGGTTGCAGGAGAAACTAAAGAAAAGATAGCCGAATCACACGGCATTAGCCGTAAGACCTTGTACATGTGGGAATCAACAGACCACGGCAAGCAATTACACGCAGACTTTCAAAAGGAAATGTCTACAAATGACTTACCTAAGTTTTATCAGAAGCTATCAGAGAAAATGCAGTCGGGTTCATATAAGCACATGGAACTATACGCAAAGATTCACGGCTTACTAGCACCCGAAAAGAAAGAGGTTACAAGCCACAATGTTAACGAGGAAACAAGTGGTGCACATAAGCCAACTTCTAAAGAATATCTAGCAGAACTAGAAGCCCTATTAGAAGAACCTACAATAAAGCGAGTAAAATAG